Genomic segment of Panicum virgatum strain AP13 chromosome 2K, P.virgatum_v5, whole genome shotgun sequence:
cgtcgcagtcgtcctgggcattgtccttggtcctgtgaagatcgcgccggtcgtcctgcagtgtctcCGCAGGcggtgtggtggtggtgtgtaGTGGGCCCTGTGGACTGGTGGTAGTAATGGCGcgcgacggccccggaccccctggtgggagtgcgggcgtgcacactagaaggtcccggggacgcgtggaagtcccggaccccttccccagtgggaggcgagtccggatggtcggcgtcggcagaacagtaatgGGAACAGTGCCGAGCCCATCTTGTTCCGCGTGCAGGTCCCAAGGCACTGCTACAACATCCAGGATGGCGGAATGGTAAtcggagtcagcggatgggaccccggtcacatccactgtgggaatggcggcctgacgccacccgtcctttgagccgtggcggagtggctggcttttaatgtcTTCGTACGACGAGCAGTTGGGCGGCGAggttgtttgtcccttgtgccgaggggtggcctcgagcgaggtgaaGATGAGcgacccgctcgagggtagattcgctatcctcgagcgaggcggagatgcggagtGCAGTCGAGGGATCCCgacggggaccctcgagcgatgcggagatgagtcacccgctcgagggtagatccgctaccctcgagcgaggcggagattgtccagcgggcccgagagggaccctcgagcgagacggagatcgttccgcgggttcgagggggatgtgaatgggccgcacgctgggttTCTTTGagtcccttcctttcttccgaatGGGAAGCATGCCGTGGGCCTTAGTGGGCCCAGTTATTTTAACAGGTGTTTTGCGTGTTTagagcgatcttagtaccccgattagggtgtccctaattgtggtacccgacagttttttattattatatcCTTTGATCAGGATTATAACTTCCTAACGACATGAAAGTATTGTGTATTTACATTCCTATTAGAAGACTAAATAATATCTGTACTAAAAAAAGACTAAATAATATCTGCAAATTACATATTCCATTATAAATGTGCGTTCTACACGCTGATCTCCGTCAAAACACCAATGCTCATGCTCATGCTCTTTGCACGACCACTACTATTGACTGGCTCAAAGACTTGGGCTCGGAAGAGTGACCATGTGGCGTGTCCCGCACCTCCACGACGCTGCCAGGACGACGCAAGCGCCCGCTTGCCGGCCGCGGCCCGGCCGGTCTCGACTTCCGCGTGGCTCCCGGCCGTCGTGTCGCGGGACGAAAGGCGGTTGCGCCCACGCACGCCGCGTGGTCGTCGTACCTGCCTCGCGCACGCCGCAAAAGCAACGACGCCCGAAgcaaagaaaacaaagaagcaaGAGGAATGTTCCGGGTGGCGCCCGGTACCTAACGCGGTTTTACCGCCACCGGAGTCGGAGACCTTCGCTTCCAAGGATTATTCAATGCTCAGTTGATCAGTGATCACCCATACACGACGGCCTTCCAAGTCCAGATGGAGCTTCTTCAACAACCCCTTCACCCGTCACGATTCGCCAGCCTAATACGCCATGGCGTCGCGAGCCGCTACTCCGCACCGCACGCCAGCGCGTCCGTCCACCAGTCCGTCGTCGGTCGGTGGCCTGCCGCGATCAGATGCAGATCGGCATCGGCCGAGCTCTCTCGGCCCGGCACGCTCCTACCTCCGTGCCGAAACGGGCGGATGCGCGGTGAAACATCTGGCGTGgagctggcggtggcggcggccgggccaaCGGTCAAGTTTTTgcaggaaggagagggaggtcGTCGTGGCCATTGTTGGAAATAAatatttcagttaagatatattgtgatcttcactattaaggaaacgtttaaaccatctaaacgtgattaaggaaacctaatgataaaaccctaatgggctgtgatcagcaggcccattaggcccgtttccagatgctggcccccagccccacagtgcctataaatataaggtcgtggttagcaccttaatcaccccattcatctcaatctaaaaccctagccaccgttagtctgatcgctaagggcactggaggggtttggaaggtCAAGCACTCTCGTTTGGCGCCCGGAGGACGCCGATTCGCCGCTGCGTCttctacaccgacaagaacgcctacttcctctacggatcaggcgtaaatggctgctgctactgctaacgctggtataatgtttaccaatttattccgcattagattgatttgtcatcAACTAGGTTATGTTCAGATCTTGGGTTATTAGCCTCTAATGTTTAAGCCTGGCTAATTCTAACAATCTGAGGAAGAGCGAAGGGAAAACAGTGAGGCAGTAGGGTTTTCCGACCAGCCTCGTCCCTTTATATATGATGCTAGATCAGTTATCAGCCATCCGATTGTAACGAACGGCTGAGATTGTTGCGCATTAGGGTTTCGCGGGATGGGCCAAATGGGCCGAGAGCGCATATTGGGCCGCGAGCGAAGGGGATATTTTGGGCTGTTTTCATGAGTTTTAGCCCATTTAATATTAAAGCCTTATTCTTTTACTGTTTCTTATGATTTAAGCTTAATTTTAATTGCTGTTATGTTTAAAGGCTTTAATTATTTCTGTTGCACTTATTATTACCAGCAttatgtttatttaattttttccatgagttatgtaaatgcttttaattatgttttaattgcatttattcactgaaaattatgttcatccaccataagcaattaagatgcactctatttaaatggaaccatcaggaagtttatttagagcacttgtaattaattctgaccatcgttgatttaattacgagttttaatgataaatttcgtttgttttccccatcggtgatgcaaattgaaatttatgtatgattttaatcagaccatcgtagggttaatttcatacttcttatgcgcatcttaattgtgagtttaattaagttattgttctcatgattttcagtgaacacTGTGACGGGCTACCTGAAGTCCATTGAGCCCCTGAATGGCACCAACTATCCAAGCTGGTATAAAGATGTTCAGGTGGCCATTGCTGTGTGTGAGTATGATCTCGCCTTACGTCAAGACAAGCCAGCAGAGCCCACTGATCCCAATGGTGATCGTACTGCCATTGAGAAGTGGGAGAGATCAGACAGGATGGCCAACGTGATCATTAAGAACACGATCACTCCGGCCATCTGTGGTGCTATTCCTGATAAGGACAAAGATGGTAATGATCTGAGCGCCAAGGCATACCTTGCCAAGGTGGAGGAGAACTTTAAGAGTTCTTCCAAGACTTATGCTAGCACCCTGATCATGAAGATGCTGACTTCACAGTATGATGGGCAAAGTGGAATCAGGGAGCACATTATGagcatgtgtgacatggcaaatAAGCTGAAGACACTGGATATGGCTATCTCTGATGGTTTTCTGGTGCACTTCATCATGACTTCTCTGCCAGCACAGTACAGTCCCTTCAAAATAAGCTACAACACTCAGAAGGCGACTTGGAGCATGGCTGAGCTCATTAGCTACtgtgttgaggaagaagaaaggcagaaagctgagaggatgaaggatgctgtcaacatggtcagcgagcgctttgggcgtgttagcatgagcaacactcctaagcatcaggctgaatctggcagcagcaggcagcataaGAGAAAGTTTAAGGGCCATAAGAGCAAGGCCGTGTCTCATAAGAAGACCTCTAATGAGAGGCTGTGCAAGTTCTGCAAGTCACCTAAACATGAGCAGAAGGATTGCCATGGATTTAAGGAGTGGCTTAAGAACAAAGGTACAATTACTGATTATGTATCTTTTATTGATGAATCATTCTTAGTGAATTTTTCTCctaatacttggtggattgactcaggtgccacTGTGCACATTTCCAATTCACTGCAGGTATTCAGTTCGATCCGAACTATAAGAGAGGGGGAGCGAAGTCTAAGAGTGGCTGATGGCAATGAAGTGAAGGTTGAAGGCATTGGGAGCTTCAATTTGGAGTTACCAGGCGGCTTCAACCTTAGTTTgcatgatgttctttatgttcccagtttgaagagaaaccttatttctgtttcgcgtttagataagtcgggacatatttgtgagtttggcaactctgtgtgcaacattaaatttcataatttaagtgtgggccttggtcatttgcaaggcgatctttatttgctctctcttgataaagtttattctgcaatgaatgtggatgatgtatcgcataagcgtaagcgtgatgatgagacttcttcgaaattgtggcattgtcgtttgggccacatttcgagggggagaattgagcgtctcataagagaagagatactccATTCATTAGATCTCTCAGACTTAGATCAACAATGTGTTGATTGTATTAAGGGGAAATTCGCTAAGACAATTAAGAAAGGAGCTACTCGGAGTTCGGGcctattagaaataattcatactGATATTTGTGGCCCGTTCCCAGTAAAGTCTGTTGATGGTTTTGACTCGTTCATTACCTTCACAGATGACTTCTCTCGTTATGGTTATATTTACCCCATTCGTGATCGATCCGAGTCAttagataaattcaaaatattcaaggctgaagtggaaaatcagcataatgtcactattaaattagtgagatcggatcgaggtggtgaatattatgggagacatgctccattcggccaagtacctggaccattcgctaagtatcttgaagataatggtataaaggcccagtacagtatgccgggcgaaccacagcaaaacggagttgctgagcgtcgtaatcgtacactaatggacatggtacgcagcatgcttagttattctactttgtctgtggagctgtggatggaagcattaaaaacagcTGCACACATACTTAATTGTGTTCCTTCCAAATCCGTGCCAAAAACACCTTATGAGTTGTGGTTTGGGAAGAAACCATTGCTTAATTATTTGCGTGTGTGGGGCTGTCTAGCCGAATCTAAGTTATTTAATccacagcaaaagaaattagatgatAAGACGGTGAGCTGCTATTTCATCGGATACCCTGATAAGTCTAAGGGATACCGATTCTACTGTCCTGATCGTTTCACTAAGTTCGTTGAGACCAGGCAGGCTGTATTCCTAGAGGATGCAGGAATCAGTGGGAGCTTTCCGAGGAGGGAAATAAATCTTGAAGAAATACGGGCTGAGCTTCCCATCCCGGTGATTCAAGAAACAGTAACACCTCAGTTAGTGCCGCTGTTCGTTCCTTCCGTTCAGAGTACACCATCTGTTCAGATTACGCCTCCTGTTCAGAGTACTAGCGCTGCTCCGCCTGTTGAAGTAGCTCCTGAGCCTGCGAGCGAACAACAAGTTGAGCAAATGGCGCCTAATGCTGAAGTTGAGAACCCTGTCGAGGTGCCTCAGACTGCACCTCAACCAGCACCTCAGCCTGTTGAACCATTAAGAAGATCACAGCGGGCTAGGAAAGAGATAGTTTTCCCTGATTATGAGACATACTTAAGTGAAGACATGTATGATATTGGGAaagctgatgatcctaactcgtttagagaggcagtatcatgtgagaactctgccaaatgggttgaggccatggaagaagagcttaagtccatgagttccaatgatgtttgggatctggtagatattcctaatggagtcaaaccagtaggctgtaaatgggtctacaagactaaACGTGATTCTAAAGGGAATGTCGAACGATTCAAAGCAAGGCTTGTAGCCAAAGGTTTTACGCAAAAGGAAGGGATTGATTATAATGAAACCTTCTCCCCTGTGTCTAAGAAAGATTCATTCAGAATCGTTATGGCGCTAGTGgctcattatgacttagagctacatcagatggatgtcaaaattgtgttccttaatggtgacttggatgagaccatcttcatggcacaaccggaaggttttgttgtgaagggcAAGGAACATTTGGGATGCAGACTTAAGAAATCCATGTATGGGCTTAAGCAAGCGTCAAGACAGTGGAACCTTAAATTCGATCAAGTCATTAAGAAATTCGGATTtaaggagaatgatgtggataattatatctacactaagataaagggtggtaaatttataattttagtgctttatgtggatgatatcctattagcgagcagcgataagcgtatgctgcatgagacaaagggatttctttcatccaattttgatatgaaagatcttggtgaagcctcTTATGTTCTGGGCATTGAAATACACCGAGATAGGACCAAAGGAGTACAAGGATTGTCTCAAAAGGcatatattgagaaaatgcttaagagatttaatatggataagagtaaggccacaaaggccacacctgttccattagcgaagggcgataagtttagtgaagcccaatgtcctaagaaccaattggaatcagatgagatgaaggacataccttatgtttcagctgtcggaagcctgatgtatgcacaagtctgtACGCGTCCTGACTTGGCATTTGCTACCGGAATGTTTGGAAGATATCAGAAAAATCCCGGAAAGGTCCACTGGGTTGGTGTCAAAAAGGCATTACGTTACTGCCAAGGCACTAAAGACTTCATGCTCACATACAGAAGATCAGATAACCTTGAAGTTGTGGGTTATACTGATGCTGACTTTGCTGGatgtgtggatagtagaaaatctacatcaggatatatctacacgttagctggtggagctatatcatggaaaagctctaagcaaagtttagttgcagcgtcgacgatgcaagctgaatttgtggcatgctatgaagcaactggacaggctgtttggcttaagaattttattccgggcctcaaggtaattgacagcattacggaacctataacgttatactgcgataatcagtctgcagtattcttttcgagtaacaacaagtcaagtggtgcttccaaacacattgaccttaagtatcgtgttgtgaaagaaagatgccaggatcgaaccattaagattgagcacataagaactaattctatgttagcggatccgctcactaaaggcttaccaccgaaCGTGTTTAAGCAGCACGTTACTAATATGGGTTTGGTGGATAGTCTTTAGGTCCTGGTTTAGGGCCATTATGACTCCCAACTAACGAATAAGCGTTCTACCGAGGTGTTTCAGTGAGACTGTGGGTAATGGGGTCCCAGTAGTGCATCAAGCTACTGACGACGCATTGGTCCGGTACTTTCTGTTACTACTAAGGGTGAACATTAGTATGATACGAACATTAGCCTTAAccgttcgatcaagtgggagaatgttggaaataaatatttcagttaagatatattgtgatcttcactattaaggaaacgtttaaaccatctaaacgtgattaaggaaacctaatgataaaaccctaatgggctgtgatcagcaggcccattaggcccgtttccagatgctggcccccagccccacagtgcctataaatataaggtcgtggttagcaccttaatcaccccattcatctcaatctaaaaccctagccaccgttagtctgatcgctaagggcactggaggggtttggaaggtCAAGCACTCTCGTTTGGCGCCCGGAGGACGCCGATTCGCCGCTGCGTCttctacaccgacaagaacgtctacttcctctacggatcaggcgtaaatggctgctgctactgctaacgctggtataatgtttaccaatttattccgcattagattgatttgtcatgatGTTCGGATCTTGAATTATTAGCCTCTAATGTTTAAGCCTGGCTAATTCTAACAGCCATCAGTGGTGTGCCGTGGTGGGTGGCACGGCCGCGATACGGCCGGAGTATTTTACGCTGACAGCTAATGTGTGTGGGGGCCGCTCGCAACTGTCACGCCAGCTGTGACCACCAGCCTGGTCTCGCTCGCCCCATGCGCGCATGACCGTTTGCCGGCGATCCTCTGGATCCGGTCCCTCCGTGGTCCGTGCGACCTCTCCTGGGGCTCATCATGCCTAGCCAAGAGCCATCACAAATTCCTGCAGCATTTTCCGAATCCACAAACATTttgctttctttttttgaaacaatAAACCACGAACACATTGCTTCGCCGCCGAATCTGAGCTTTGGTTTTTATACGACGAACGAAACCGTTTTGAAGCAACTTCGTTCTTAAGCCAGGGAGTATCAGTACTCGGCGCTAGGAAGTACTCCACGGAACCTAAAGTTTCCTTGGCGCGGGCGGCTCGTGACGTCGTGGAGTGGAGACGCTCCGCGAAGGGCGGGCGGCGACGGACGCGCTcaaacgcgcgcgcgcgccgcgtggTCAGCAGAGAGGATCCCAACGgccccccgcgcgccgcgcccgcgcaacGGCAAGGTTAgcgatgcgatgcgatgcgatgcCACATGCCAGGCTGCCCGCCTGACCGGCCGCGCCCGCCACCAAACGCGGAACCCAACAAATGTCCAGCGAGCCGTGCGTCCCCTCCTCGCCCGGTCGCCCTCGCCCCACAAGGCCACAACCGCCTCACGCAACCTACCTGGCCGCTCCGCCCCTGGACCCTGCCCTGGCCTCCTCTATAAAACCCTCGCCCCCAGGCACCGTCCTTCCCCCATCTCATCGATCGAGCCAGCcagccatccatccatccatccagccGCCTCTCCTCGCCTGCTGCGCGCGTCTCTCTGCTCTCCTAGGGAGATCTCGCGCAGCCCGGAAACCCGTCGACCCAGCTCGTCCTCGTCGCAGATGGCCGGCCTCAGGATGAagttcgtcgccgccgccgccgtggccgccgcgctcgtggcgtccgccgccgccgccatcgaggcccccgccccggcgcccgcctccgacgccgccgccgcggtgcccctcgcggcggcgtccctcgccgccgccgccttcggctACCTCTTCTGCTAGAACCATCGGCCGTTCCCCGTGGGTCCTGCTGATATGATGATTCGTTTTGGCGTGAGTCGAGTCCGTGTCCGTGGCGTGTCGGGAGGATGTCGGTGGGCGTGTGTATGTACGAgttcggcggcggtgggggcgtgCGTCGACGCGCCGTTCTCTGTGGCGTCGATCATGTACTCACTCCGTTTCTGGTTATTGATGAGATCATTTATTTGATTCTTTCCATCTTATTATTACATACTACATGGGAATTGCGTATTCAGTCTGATGTGTGTTGCTCTGCAAACTTTCGAATTTGGATGTGCAGACTGCGAAATAACTCGAACGAATTTGTCCCGGTAGTTCTTTACCCGTTACAAAGCAAAACGATGCGTgtctagaaaaggaaaaattgaAATATGCAATTGAAAATGGACACTCACCgttatctgaattctgaaacagAACGACCGGCGTAACGATATTTATTCATGATGATGAACCAATTCAGAATTGAAAGGCTTTACTTTTCTTTCCTCCCTCGAGAAGAATGCTGTGGCGCGGGGTTCCGAAGGTTGAAATGATTGAAGCATGTTGGCGTTGCCACTTGACAGCCGCGAGCCATGTGCTGCTGGTTAAGCACTGGTCCACAGATGAGTTGTCTTGGTGGCGGCAGCCATATCGGCCTGCTGTATCCCGGCTGGCATGCTCCAGCTCCAAGCTGGAAATGGTgcgccgtcgccatcgccgcagCCTCCTGCAGTATCATCCGAGCTCGTCGATCCAACCGTGGTTGGCAGCTTGTGTCacgctctttttttttactagtGTGGTATGTTTTTTATGGAATTTTTGACCGTGCTCGTAAATGTGGGACGCTGGTCGATCGATGGCTTCTCGTTCCCTACCcgcaaagagagagagaaaaaaaggatgGCTTCTCGTTCCCAACGGCCCACTGACCGAGAGAACATTTCTGTGTTTCTCCGGCCTGCTCGGAAACGTTTCGGGCCAGTTTGTTGGGCAGCTGTCATCCTAAGTTTGCCGGTGGGCTTTGGGCTTACTTACATTTGCGCTCCCAGTTTAATCCACCGGCCGGAATAATGGGGGAATGTCACGGGTATTGTTAGAGGAACCTCTCTCTTTTTAAGTGTTTCGTTGATTGATTATTATCGGGCAACTTCTGGAGGAAGCTCCAATTATAAAAGATGTGAAGAACTTTTCGTTTTCCCGCGGCATTTCGATTCGACATCTGCAGCGTAGCAAGCTAGACTCAACAAGGCGACGTACTGCAGGTACATACTGATACCACTGGCAAGTAGCAAATGGCAATGGCGACGGACAAGGCAAGCACAGCCGCATCACATGAACTCGCTCATCATGGCGAGCACCTGCGCCATCGCGGGCCTCTCCTCCGGCGCCTCGGCGGTGCACAGCATGCCGATCCTCACCATCCCCATCGTctcctccccctcgccgccttCCTCGCCGTCCGCGGCCTTGCGGTCCGCCACCACCTCCAGGAGCACCATCCCGAAGCTGTACACGTCCGACTCCTGCGTCGccctcgcgccggcgccggcccccggcgccagctccggcgccgcgtACCCGTGCCACCCGCCTCTCGAcgcgggcgccggcgacgccgtggccgccgcccggCCCAGGAACAGGTCCGGCGGGAACCGGGCGGCCTGCGGGAGGATGGAGTGCTGGATGTTGGTGGCGTAGCGCATGAGCCCGCACTCGGACACgcacgcgccgccgtgctcgtcCAGGAGGATGTTGGACGGCTTCACGTTCGCGTGCACCAGCGCCGGGCGCGCCGGGAACGTGTGGATGTAGTTCAGGCCCTGCGCCACGCCGAACAGGATGCTCTTCCTCGCCGCCCAGTCCAGGCTTCTCGCGCCACCACCTGCAACAAGAACAAATTAAATAGGCCGTCAAGAACACGACTGCAGATTGGCAATGCATTtggatctttttttttcctcatttCGGCACGACGCAACCCACCATGGGCTTGCAGAAGGGAGTGGAGGCTCCCGTTGGGGAGGAAGTCGTAGACGAGCAGGCGCTCGCCGTTGGAGTTGCAGTACCCCCTGAGGCTGACGACGTGCCGGTGCCGGAGCCGGCCGACGAGCCGCATGTGGCGGTCGAACGCCTTTCTCCGGCCGGCGGGGAACTGCAGCGCGCTCAGGCGCTTGACGACCACCACGATGCCGTCCTCGAGCACCGCCTTGTACGTGCTCCCGGACACGCCCTTGCCGAGCACCTCGGCGGACGCCTTGAGGAGGCTCTCCAGccgcagctcctcgccgccctcgAAGCAGACCAGCCCGCTGCTCTTCTGACACTTGCCGTCACCTCCGTTCCgcttgtcctcctcctcctcgaggcACGGCGCCGCGTCGGAAGCATCCTTCGCGGACCGGAGCTTCCTCCTCATGTACACGAACATGGCAACAGAGACGGCTAGCGAGACCGTGATGAGCACCGCGTTGCCAATGCCGGTGGCCATTAGCGCAATCAAGCTACGCTTACTGAAACCTCCATTGCTGGAAGAGACACCACCGCTAGGAGACTGAGCAGCAATACTAGTGGTAGCATTCGAGGAGGAACTAACTGATCCCAATGCATTATAAGCAAGAGCACATCTTGGCAGAGGCGTGCCGCAGAGCGCAAGATTGTCAGCGAAAGCCGAGCTCGGGAACCTGGACAGGTCGTCGGAGATCTCACCGGCTAGCCTGTTCCCCGACACGTTGAAGCTCCTGAGCATCGGAGCGCGCAGCGCCTCCAGGCCTCCCCGGAAGCCGTTGTGCTCCGCTCTGAGCGTGACCAGAGCACCCAGCGAGACGTTGAGGCTCCCGGTGAGGTGGTTGCGGGAGACGAGCAGGTGCCGCAGCCACGGGCTCGCCGTGGCGTTGTCCAGCGGGGGGAGGGCGCCAGACAGGGAGTTGTTCCTGACTGCGAGCGCCCTGATCTGGCCGAGCCGCAGGAGCGGCGCCACGGCGCCGGCCAGCGACGCGCCGTCGAGGAAGACCCCCACCACCCTGCCCCGGTAGCACCTGATCCCGAACCACGCGCCGGAGCACGGGTTGGGGCCGGCCCAGGTCGCCAGGGCCGTGGCGTTCGGATTGTAGGCCTTGAAAGCGAGCAGCGCGGGCAGGTCCTGGTGGCCGCCATTGGCGAGCTCTCCGTGCACTGAGCGTATGGATAGGTGGATGAAGACGGCGAGGAGCAGGAACAACGAGCAATGGCGGAGGCGAGACATCTTGGCAGCTGCAAAAAGAAGATTTTCGCCTGCGTTTGACCGAGAAATCTACGGGTTTTATAGCGCGGGGGTGACGATTCCGCGCGGGGGAGTAGACAATTTTGAACGGCGCACGAGTACAAAGCGTAGGACGAGGACGAGCAGAGGGGTCCAAGGAGGAAGAAAGCTGGGTAGCGGTGCCGTGTCCTGTCTCGTACTCCCTCCCATGCGTGTCAATGGTCATGGGGACTGGGGAGGGTGGAGGTGAAAGCGGCCACGGGCGACAGGAGCCAGGAGGAGAGGTCCAAGCAGACGAGGCGAGGAGGGAGCTGACGAGGCCCTTTTCCCTGCCTTGGGCAGAAGGAACTTGGACGCACTTGGTGGGCTGCACGTAGCCGTGATGGTCGCCGGGGAGATACTGGTGCTCACTCCGCTTTACGGAAACGGCCGAAAGGAAGCGAGAGGGCTCGCGGTTCCATGGCGCGTGGAGGAGTATCGACTATCGAGTTCACGGGAGTACCGAGGGGGACGTTGGCGTCTTGCTGGCAGTGGCACCAGTGGCAGGGGTGCAGACAAGATTCCAGCTTCACTTTGCATTGCAGCAAGTTCCACAGTGAACCGGAGTACCGAACTTGGTTCAGGTGTCGGGGCATTTTTTGTTGGATTATTTTGTGCTGTGGGCTGGTGTGCATCCAAGCCAGGTAGGCCTTGCAGCCCAGTAAACCTAGCCCAACAATCTCTTTGTAGTGGCGTCGGCCTCGGTTCGCGCCTCTCCAAATCGCCGCCGGTGGAGACGCggagtcgccgccggcgccgctccatACCCAAACCCTTGGCGCTTCGGAACCGGGCTCCCTGAATTCTGCCGCGGTTGCCGAAGAGTCTGTGCAGTTACTATGAATTACTACTATCCACTTTGAGTCCCCTATATAAGCAAGCCACACCCACACGGGTTGCGCGCCACGCCAT
This window contains:
- the LOC120692503 gene encoding uncharacterized protein LOC120692503 — its product is MAAATANAVNTVTGYLKSIEPLNGTNYPSWYKDVQVAIAVCEYDLALRQDKPAEPTDPNGDRTAIEKWERSDRMANVIIKNTITPAICGAIPDKDKDGNDLSAKAYLAKVEENFKSSSKTYASTLIMKMLTSQYDGQSGIREHIMSMCDMANKLKTLDMAISDGFLVHFIMTSLPAQYSPFKISYNTQKATWSMAELISYCVEEEERQKAERMKDAVNMVSERFGRVSMSNTPKHQAESGSSRQHKRKFKGHKSKAVSHKKTSNERLCKFCKSPKHEQKDCHGFKEWLKNKGIQFDPNYKRGGAKSKSG
- the LOC120692509 gene encoding probable leucine-rich repeat receptor-like protein kinase At1g68400, whose product is MSRLRHCSLFLLLAVFIHLSIRSVHGELANGGHQDLPALLAFKAYNPNATALATWAGPNPCSGAWFGIRCYRGRVVGVFLDGASLAGAVAPLLRLGQIRALAVRNNSLSGALPPLDNATASPWLRHLLVSRNHLTGSLNVSLGALVTLRAEHNGFRGGLEALRAPMLRSFNVSGNRLAGEISDDLSRFPSSAFADNLALCGTPLPRCALAYNALGSVSSSSNATTSIAAQSPSGGVSSSNGGFSKRSLIALMATGIGNAVLITVSLAVSVAMFVYMRRKLRSAKDASDAAPCLEEEEDKRNGGDGKCQKSSGLVCFEGGEELRLESLLKASAEVLGKGVSGSTYKAVLEDGIVVVVKRLSALQFPAGRRKAFDRHMRLVGRLRHRHVVSLRGYCNSNGERLLVYDFLPNGSLHSLLQAHGGGARSLDWAARKSILFGVAQGLNYIHTFPARPALVHANVKPSNILLDEHGGACVSECGLMRYATNIQHSILPQAARFPPDLFLGRAAATASPAPASRGGWHGYAAPELAPGAGAGARATQESDVYSFGMVLLEVVADRKAADGEEGGEGEETMGMVRIGMLCTAEAPEERPAMAQVLAMMSEFM